From Anopheles coluzzii chromosome 3, AcolN3, whole genome shotgun sequence, the proteins below share one genomic window:
- the LOC120955047 gene encoding uncharacterized protein LOC120955047 produces MKLIKIALLLYALAGCEALFGIDVSPNIPEAATITNACLRLMIVSQQIVNSVNSVGELSFGTFLLQSGATSFVTSVPQAYTALAAIAREVNTVTNANTGNLNTIFSVVLTNLKSFTAVTIDERFAKWLILQNSAFTPDFSTIIQTLNDVTSFFENTAQPGMLRFSSNRITQATFYGTIPKQTVANVAQKLTDMVVYHESVVLPYFNRFGSTMRWASDKMAQFLSNMDSAFQSIDGTLCSTYERFNELNRTFRSEANDMQPSIQSSVAQFAKRMEEFNDLYVGGSSADYALTANDMYNSYLSTIVQQTKVISNSLETVRNNFSDNALESFGDTLASGFKAMTQSILTILSQATTTNKVACTDQVLHKFISDFSSAARKLSDCFSGSDYDVSAPVSGEITAVKDIQKDVAQYFNQLVSAVGGLANSSPLNARMQLDMFLTAFFSESKTITPTILQQLVNMATDLGANYALLIGRSRYCLAMNKAVAVRLATNFPQATFACVS; encoded by the exons ATGAAGTTGATAAAAATTGCTCTGCTGCTCTATGCACTAGCT GGATGCGAGGCGCTGTTTGGTATCGATGTTTCACCCAACATTCCGGAAGCTGCAACCATAACGAATGCCTGCCTGAGGCTTATGATCGTATCGCAGCAGATCGTCAACTCAGTCAACAGTGTCGGAGAACTGTCGTTCGGCACATTCCTGCTGCAAAGTGGGGCTACATCGTTCGTCACCTCGGTACCACAGGCCTACACAGCGCTCGCTGCCATCGCACGAGAAGTAAACACGGTGACGAATGCGAACACAGGCAATCTAAACACCATTTTCTCCGTTGTGCTTACCAATCTGAAATCCTTTACCGCAGTCACGATCGATGAACGTTTTGCCAAATGGTTGATACTGCAGAATTCTGCTTTCACGCCCGATTTCTCAACCATCATTCAAACGCTGAACGATGTGACTAGCTTTTTCGAAAACACGGCGCAACCGGGTATGCTCCGCTTCTCGTCCAACCGAATTACGCAAGCCACGTTTTACGGTACGATCCCAAAGCAGACAGTCGCCAATGTCGCGCAAAAGCTTACCGATATGGTCGTGTACCATGAGTCGGTGGTGCTGCCATATTTCAACAGGTTTGGTAGTACCATGCGCTGGGCCTCTGATAAGATGGCTCAATTTCTCAGCAACATGGACAGTGCGTTCCAAAGCATCGACGGAACATTGTGCTCCACGTACGAACGCTTCAACGAGCTGAACAGGACGTTCCGTTCGGAAGCAAATGACATGCAGCCTTCGATTCAGTCCAGTGTGGCACAGTTCGCCAAGCGAATGGAGGAATTCAATGATCTGTACGTGGGAGGATCGTCCGCGGACTATGCATTGACAGCGAACGACATGTACAACTCTTACCTCAGTACGATCGTACAGCAGACGAAGGTGATATCAAATAGTCTAGAAACGGTACGGAACAATTTTAGTGATAATGCCCTGGAAAGTTTCGGAGACACACTTGCGTCGGGCTTTAAGGCCATGACGCAGTCAATCTTAACCATCCTAAGCCAGGCCACCACCACAAACAAAGTAGCCTGCACCGATCAGGTTTTGCACAAATTCATCAGCGATTTCAGTAGCGCTGCGCGGAAGTTAAGCGACTGCTTTTCCGGCAGCGATTACGATGTATCGGCACCCGTCAGCGGTGAGATTACTGCGGTAAAGGACATCCAGAAAGACGTTGCCCAGTACTTCAACCAGCTGGTCAGTGCTGTTGGAGGACTCGCCAACTCGAGCCCCTTGAATGCACGGATGCAGCTGGACATGTTTCTCACTGCG ttTTTTAGTGAAAGCAAGACCATCACACCCACCATCTTGCAGCAGCTGGTCAACATGGCGACAGATCTCGGGGCCAATTACGCTCTTTTGATCGGTCGATCTCGCTACTGTTTGGCGATGAACAAGGCTGTAGCAGTCCGGTTGGCAACTAACTTTCCTCAGGCAACATTTGCCTGTGTGTCGTAG